One genomic region from Pseudomonadota bacterium encodes:
- a CDS encoding ribbon-helix-helix protein, CopG family: MNFSSHLPDPLVEDLDAFAQTRQTSRSGVIREAVREYLARHALQAWPVDLDRWIREPLRTTTEQGPDFDAIRAEMNAAMRKRAAQKSRR; this comes from the coding sequence GTGAACTTCAGCAGCCATCTGCCCGATCCCTTGGTCGAAGACCTCGACGCCTTCGCTCAAACGCGGCAGACGAGCCGCAGCGGCGTGATCCGGGAAGCGGTGCGCGAGTATCTGGCGCGCCACGCGCTGCAGGCCTGGCCCGTGGACCTCGATCGCTGGATACGCGAGCCGTTACGCACCACGACCGAGCAAGGTCCGGACTTCGATGCCATCCGCGCCGAGATGAATGCGGCGATGCGCAAGCGTGCTGCCCAAAAGTCCAGGCGCTGA